The Pangasianodon hypophthalmus isolate fPanHyp1 chromosome 23, fPanHyp1.pri, whole genome shotgun sequence genome includes the window CTGACGCTTCGGGAATACTGACGCTTACGGTTTTACATAAAACACGTAATCAACACCATAATGTTATATTAGCTAAAGAAATTATTAATGCACAGAATGTACGGAATATTACTGCATCCTTGCAAGCAAGATTGGAATATGCGGAACACTGACGAACAGGGAACACTGACGAACAGGGAACACTGACGAACAGGGAACACTGACGAACACGGAACACTGACGAACAGGGAACACTGACGAACACGGAACACTGACGAACACGGAACACTGCCGAACAGGGAACACTGACGAACAGGGAACACTGACGAAcagggaacactgggtgggTGAAAACGCCGCAGACGTGACCCGTACCTTCCTGCCGACGTACACCGGAATCCCGATGATCATAGCCGGGATGGCGATGCCGGCGATCAGTGCGATCCCGATGGGCGCTCCGACCAGCGTTCCCAACTGCCACAGGATCTTCTTCTTCCGGCTCCAGGGCTTCTTACCCCAAAACGTGCAGCCTGAAGGACTGGAGGAGGGCAGACGAGCGCGATTACGTCAACACCttacacaaacatctccttactttaagaagaCTTCACCACGTCAACAATTATTGTTAATCGGTTTATAATTatgttactatagtaacgatAACGTAATGATAACGAatcgtgtgcgtgtgtgtgtgtgtgtgtgttcaccttaAGTAGTGCAGGTCGGAGATCTCCTTCATGCAGAGCCAGCAGAACTCGCAGCCGCACACGGCGCAGGTCATGTGATTGCAGCTCCCGTCGTTCATCTTGATGATGTAAGCAGCGCAGCGGGGGCAGGGCTTTATATCgtctgctacacacacacacacacacatttacacgagttacacacacacacacgttacacacacacacacacttactagGGTGTTGTGTTATctctttttttacatcataaacaTGAAGTCTTGCCACTcttatatgaaaaaaatcctgcattctgattggctgagggcTTCAtcgagctctctctctcacacacgcacacgtagACGAGAAGcactgaaactgtgtgtgtgtgtgtgtgtgtgtgtgtgtgtgtgtgtgtgtgtgtgtgtgtgtgttacccgcaGCGCCGCTCTCCTGGCTGTAGCTCAGTGAGGAGGATCTGAACGGTCTCAGTCTCAGACTCTGAGCTCGCTGTTGTCTCGCCGCGTCGCACGTTTGGTTCGGATGCCACAGCTGTTTACAGTGATAACAGAACTCCGTTCCACATCCCTCGCGTCCGCACGTGATCTTCGGACAGCTCGCGCAACCGAACGCGATCACCGCGTACCTGAAACACGCGACAAAATCAAATAACATCCGTTAGCCTTATTGTAACATCGGATCAGTGGTGTATTTACACTGTAGTGCTACTTTATGATTAGAACTGTTAGCCTGGTGTAAAGCTAACACTGAGTGCGGTAACACCACCAGTAGGGGGCGCTGAAGAGTCTGTGTGACTTCATATGCATgagtaaccaatcagatcgcaGCTCAGAGGGACAGAAAATCCAACATGGAGGACAGAGCGCCAGTAGAGATGATCAGCCTTGCTAGTGAGCGAATATAAGGAGCGTATCTATTCTCCGATCCATCCTGTCGATATTGTAACGCTGAAAATGTGTTCGTTTTGTGGAAGTTCGGTGACGTCCTGGAGCGCTCCCGCTTTAACCGCTACAAATCATTTTCTGTCCGCAAAGCCGAAACCCAGGAATGCGGCGTCTTCCTCGTCAAAATAGAACAAAtgtaggaaaaagaaaaaattttagacactgaaaacactgaagCGTACGGAAAACGCCAGAGTGTGCGGAAAAGCATTCGGAAAAAGACCGAAGCGtacggagaaaaaaaataaataaataaaaaaaataaaaataattacactcTTATGGCTTTACACAGAACTCAGTACTCCgttagataaaaatatatagtaatatataaatatatataaattttcactaaacttcttttttttttatggaataTCATTGCTTCCTTGATAATGGAATACTGGAGTGTTCGGAAGCCTAAACCACACAGAACATGGACTGTATGGAAGACATAAGCATAAGGAACACCGGAGTGTATGGAAGCCAGTTTCCAACACATGCATCCACCTTTTATctttaacagaaaataaatccCACAAACCCACTAGCGTCGTTCCGGGAACACAAAAACGACTTCCGATACGAAGCGTCAGGAAAAATATCTGCAGTGTGAAATTAGGGCTGATTTAATAAGGCACTGGAATCACACACGGTCCAGCTGCATCAGCTCGGAAAATACAAAACATCCTCTTTGGACTCAAgagataattaatattaaatactgatgtgtgtggagTACTGACGTTTCGGGAATACTGACGCTTCGGGAATACTGACGCTTCGGGAATACTGACGCTTACggttttacataaaacacaatcAACACCATAATGTTATATTAGCTAAagaaattattaatgcagtttcACTGAACTGTACGGAATATTACTGCATCCTTGCAAGCAAGATTGGAATATGCAGAACACTGCCGAACAGGGAACACTGACAAACACGGAACTTTGACGAACACGGAACTCTGACGAACACGGAACTCTGACGAACACGGAACTCTGACGAACACGGAACTCTGACGAACACGGAAACCCGCCGAACACTGCTGAATACGGAACATTGACAACATGGAACACGGCAGAACCCGGCCGAACATGGAATACTGAAACACGGAACTCCGACGCCACAGAATGATGAGCAAGAGGATTTTTTTAGACTTGGTTTATAGATACAGATCTGAATTCTCTGATCTGACGACAGGACACTAAAAATAACGTGAACCAGTTTAGGCAGAAGCAGATTGGAGTctgaagcgcacacacacacacacacacacaccctctctcacacacacacacacacacacaaactacaccCGTGCTGGTTTTTATCACGACAGACGTTTaaactggaaaataaacaacgGTGGTCATGACTCATGGAAATCCAGACTCATAGCAACAGGATGTTAGCATAAACGCTAACGCTGATAGCCGTGAGAAAACAAACAGTACCATGGAGATGTGGCTGTACGGATGAAAATATGAGCCACTGGGTTTGTCCCAATAATATCTCTGCATTTGTGTGAAGCTGATTACTGGCACAAGTcacagggaacacacacacacacacacacacacacacacacacacacgcctattTCAGGAACACCACACCTCGCTGCAGAACAGGATCGCCTGCATTCTCTTCagtaaatcattttcattttcaacaagGAAACATTCTGGTAAAAACACTGGCTTTGGGAATGTCGGCACTTCGGAATTTAAACACACTAACAGTCGTCTCatcaccctgaaacacattaaacatgcttgtactgaagagtgtgtgtgtgtgtgtgtgtgtgtgtgtttgcgtgagCGCAGCTATAATGCAGATTAataaaagaagttttttttttttttttttttttttttttttttttttttttaatatccaaaCCATCCGGGACGTCGGAATTATAACGCTCGACCTGGCGATTCTGTGATTTTCAATTATTCTGCTATCAAGTTTTAACCCTCAGTAACTTCAAGGCAGatacagttttatatttttataattttatacaattcagtaaaatgtaaataacttttagaacagattttatttaaaaaaaaataataaaaatgccaaGGTCTCTctatatagtgtaatataatacaCATTAGTGTGTGTACAaccaagagtgtgtgtgtgtgtgtgtacaactATAATTGTGTCTAGTGCAAGtgtgtatataactgtgtgtgtgttgatgtgtgtatataactgtgtgtgttgatgtgtgtatataactgtgtgtgtgtcagtgtaattgggcgcaagtgtgtgtgtgcatgtaagtGTAAGTCTAAGTGTATATCTGTAAGCGTGTGTGTAATcgtgtgtgttattgtgcatataaatgtgtatgtatataagtgtgtgtaaacataCACGTGTAAGTATGTGTCTGtaatcgtgtgtgtgtaagcgtgtgtgtaaGCGTAATTGTACAAGAGTGAGCAAGTGTGTACGTGtgcatataaatgtgtgtaagcgtgtgtgtaagcatgtgtgtgtaagcgtgtgtacgtgtgcatataaatgtgtgtgtaagcgtatgtgaatgtatgtgtacgtgtgcattataagtgtgagtgtgtaagtgtgtgtgtgtgtaagtgtgtgtgtgtaagtgtgtgtgtaagtgtgtgtgtaagcgtaTGTGCataagtatgtgtgtataagtgtgtgtacatgtgcatacaaacatatgtatatgtaagtgtgtaagcgcaagtgtgtgtacgtgtgtgtacgtgtgcatataaatgtatgtataagtgcgtgtgtaagcgtgtgtgtaaatgcgcgcgcgtgtgtgtaagcgtgcgtgtgtgtaaatgcgcgtgcgtgtgtgtatgcgtgcgtaagcatgtgtgtgtgtaagtacgcgtgcgtgcgtgtgtaagcatgcgtgcgtgtgtgtgtgtatgcgcgtgtgtatgtatgtgtgcgtgtgtaagcgtgtgtgtgtgtgcgcgtgtgtgtaagcgtgtgtgtgtgtaagcgtgtgtgtgtaagcgtgtgtgtgtgtgtgtaagtgtgtgtaagcatgtgtgagtgtgtgtaagcgtgtgtatgtatgcgtgtgtgtgtaaacgcgcgcgtgcttgtgtgtgtatgtatgcgtgtgtgcgcgtgtgtatgtatgcgtgtgtaagcgtgtgtgtgtgtgtgtgtgtgtgtgtgtgtaagcgtgcgtgtgtatgcgtgtgtgtaaacGCGcgcgtgcttgtgtgtgtgtgtgtgtgtgtgtgtgtgtgtgtgtgtgtaagtgtgtgtgtgtgtgtgtaagcgtgtgtgtgtaagtgtgtaagtgtgtgtgtgtgtgtgtgtgtgtgtgtgtgtgtgtaaacgcgcgtgagtgtgtgtaagcgtgtatgtatgcgtgtgtgtgtaaacgcgcgcgtgcttgtgtgtgtatgtgtgtgtaagcgtgtgtgtgtgtgtgtgtgtgtgtgtaaacgcgcgcgtgcttgtgtgtgtatgtatgcgtgtgtgcgcgtgtgtaagcgtgtgtgtgtgtgtgtgtgtgtgtgtgtgttacccgcaGTCGGGGGCGGGGCACCAGCGGCAGTCGGGGTCAGCAGCGAGCCACCTCCGGAGCATGAACTCCTCGTACTTCTCCATGAGGGCGCGGTCTCCCAGGATCATGCGTATGTCGTGGGGGTTGAAGCGCTCGGAGCACTCGGGGCAGCTGATGTTCACGCGGCTCTCCGAGATCTCGATGCGCAGGTACTGCCTCAGACAGTCGGCGCACGAGCGATGGTGACACGTCATGATGTCAGGGAAGCGGTCTCGGGCGTGGCGCAGCAGGCAGAGGGGACATTCCAGGAACTCGGAAGACGCGGAGGACGCGGAGGACGACGTGGACGTGGACGCTACttcctgctgctgttgctgttgttgcatTTCCGACTGGACGACGCTCTCGACGCTAGCGATGCCGTCCACGCCGCCCGCCAACGCTCGCGATTTGCGAGACTTCGGATCCAACCGGCGTCTTCGGAAAAGCGAACGGAGCGAGATGCCCCTCTTTTTCGGCGTCTTCctgacggaggaggaggagggaagaTCTCGCTCCGAGTCCTGGGTCTGGTGATGATTCAGACTCATCTCTCTGTAAGGAACACTGGAACTGGGAGAAGATGAGGAAGACGAGGAGGGGGGAGAGGAGGGACAGGGAGGGGAGGGAGGAAGGGGTGGGGCTTTCAAAGGAGAGGGCGGGGTGTTAAGACATGGCGGCGAGGCGAGTGGGACTGGATCACGGGACCGCGGCGCTCGTCTCCGCTCAGAGTCACCGGACTGGATCTCTGTGGGATCTGAGGAAGAAACAGAGGAACAGTTAGAGTCAATTACTGACTTTCTGAATCAGCACTGACTCTCTGAATCATTAACACTGACTCAGCACAGACAAAGTGAATCACTTACACTGACTCAACACTGACACTCTGAATCACTTACACTGAATCAGTACTGACTCTCTGAATCATTAACACTGACTCAGCACAGACAAAGTGAATCACTTACAATGAATCAACACTGACTCTGAATAACGTACACTGAATCAGCAAAGCCTCTCTGAATCACTTACACTGAATCAACACTGACTCTCTGAATCACTTACACTGAATCAGTACTGACAAAGTGAATCACTTACACTGAATCAGTACTGACACCCTGAATCACTTTCACTGAATCAGTACTGACTCCCTGAATCACTTCCACTAACTCAGCACTGACTCCCTGAATCACTTTTAGAGAATCAGCAACGACCCACTGAATCACTTACCCTGAATCAGCTCTGAATCACCTACACTAAAAATCAGTAACTCCTCCACGAATCATCTTTACTGAATCAGCACTGCCTATGTGAATCACCAACACTGAATCAGCACAGACACACCGAGTCAGTCGGACGAAATCCGTGACTCTGAATCCCACACTGGCTTAAACTTCAGCATATTCAAATGTTACGCAGATGCGACACGCAGATGCGACAGACCGAGTCAGACAGTGCGAGTCACGcaacatttgcatattcatgactTCATTTCAATTTGTTGCgataacattattttaaatgggTTTATTTTAACAGAAACTGAATTTTGCACGTACTTCTGATTAGTTATTGTAAAGCACAGACACAAACGTTCAGAACGTAAGTGCAAAATCCGAACCatactctcctcacacacacacacacacacacacacacacacacacacactttatttcacAGCTACATGGATACAATCCAGGAAAACTGCACAACTGGCCAGAGGAAGATTACTGTAATGAAACGCacacgtgcatacacacacacacgtgcacacacacacacacacacacacacacacacacacacacacacacactcctcccagACGTCCTGCGAGTCTCACGGTCTGAAAATGCAAGCGGGCCGCTGCTCAAGGCAAACAACATTCCTGAGGAGGGAAATTCCTGCAGCGCACACAGAAAAGATGAAACCATGTTTACGGCAAACTCCCGTCACTTTCGCACAGAACCCAACGTTCTCCGTTACCCTAAACGGACAAGTGCGCTACACGCGGGGACGTGAATCGGTAAAAGTCCGATCTATAAAAGGAATTTCAGCTTTCTGAACACAGGAAAAGGTCATTTACGTCAAACCTTACGGAATTTCTTACGGAAAATATTTTAGGACATACGCACCGGCAGTAACTGCTTCAACAGCACTTCAGTAATCAACACCGAAGTTGTAATACCTGACTCTGTGCTAAGCCCCGCCCCTAAACACTGACCGACCTACTGTAGCTAAGCAACAGTCACTAAGCAACGCGTCTGACGAGCTTTCGGGACGTGCCGAGATAAGTGGAGAAGACGTGTAGTGATGAAATGATTAAGAATTTCCGAGTTTGGTTAAGACAGAAGTTAgtgttttaaaagaattttaagtGTTTAGatcattaaataacattatcacattaatacctcatttatttatgttaatatgtaactttaaaaaaattccactgtcgtgtgcaacacaaacacagcctgcGTCACGGTACTGTGTGTACATGATACACATCCATGTTAAGTAGGAGGCAAGCataaaccccacacacacacacacacacacacacacacctcaaacacaggTGTGTTAATGAAGTGAGTCAGGAGAGCAgcagaacacaacacagagaGTAGAGAGAGAACAACCACTCCACAtctactctctgtctgtctctctctctctctctgtctctcacacacacacacacacacacacacacacacacacagagtgagagagagagagagagcaaaaacagatacaaagatataaaaagaaagactggatagacagagagagcaacagagagtGAGcactgataaactgataaagcactgatgaactgaactgagtgagacagagacagtgagagactgacagacagaaagggagggagagagagagagacagatggggggcagagagagagacagagagagagacagagagagacagagagagagggagagacagatggggggcagagagagagacagagagagagacagagagagacagagagagagggagagacagatggggggcagagagagagagagagagagacagatggggggcagagagagagagagagagagagagagagagagagagagacagagagagagagagagagagagagacagatggggggcagagagagagacacagagacagagagagagagagagagacagacagacagagagagagagagagagagagacagacagacagacagagagagagacagacagacagagagagagagagagagagagagagaaacagagagagaaacagagagagagagagagacagagagagagagagagacagacagacagacagacagacagagagagagagagagagagagagagacagacagagagagagagagagagagagagagagagagagagagagagagagagagagagagagagaggacttcATGAGTTTAATCTCAGTAGCCagatttgtgtgtaaataaagagatgatgttcacacacactcctccagcaTCACACCACTTTACCTTCTTACACACATCAGAGACTCTGACActgatcactcacacacactcacacacactcacacacactcacacacactcacacacactcacacacactcacacacactcacacacactcacacacactcacacacactcacacacacatcactgctcTAACTGAAACTGTCTGAAACATCGACACTGGGAGTGTTGTGATGAATGAAATGCAGAGGGAAGTGAATGTAACGTTGTGATTGTGAACGCGTCTCCTAGGGCTCTGAACGATACGTCTAAAATATCGTATCACGATATCTGAAGATATTTCTACGATACGCGATCTGTACCACGGTATACAGCAGAGCAGCAGCGCCGCATTAAAAACAAGTACCTGTTTCATCAAACAGTCGACTCGCAAATCATAAATTCGTTATCGTTAAATTCGCATCGAGGATCCGAGGAACAGGTTTCGCTCGGGTCGGTGTCACGGAGCTGCGATCCAAATCCTGTTACGGAAATACGGAATAATATTCTCAACCATTTCACTCTATAACATCTACACACTGATTCACTTCTGCTCAGCGACTCGCTCTGTTCCTGCTGTGGGTTTCATCCTTACATCAGATtttctcctaacacacacacacacacacacacacacacacacacacacacacacacacacacacaagcagctaGCTCACATCCACAGTCAGCTCATAGACAGTATTATATGTCTGAACGCTATAGCTATATCGCACTAGCTACTAGAGTTACCATGGCAACTACCAGTAAACATAAATGACA containing:
- the rnf19a gene encoding E3 ubiquitin-protein ligase RNF19A isoform X2, producing the protein MKCCCVGDSKVMIISVVAVDVKAPVRKTSSRDPTEIQSGDSERRRAPRSRDPVPLASPPCLNTPPSPLKAPPLPPSPPCPSSPPSSSSSSSPSSSVPYREMSLNHHQTQDSERDLPSSSSVRKTPKKRGISLRSLFRRRRLDPKSRKSRALAGGVDGIASVESVVQSEMQQQQQQQEVASTSTSSSASSASSEFLECPLCLLRHARDRFPDIMTCHHRSCADCLRQYLRIEISESRVNISCPECSERFNPHDIRMILGDRALMEKYEEFMLRRWLAADPDCRWCPAPDCGYAVIAFGCASCPKITCGREGCGTEFCYHCKQLWHPNQTCDAARQQRAQSLRLRPFRSSSLSYSQESGAADDIKPCPRCAAYIIKMNDGSCNHMTCAVCGCEFCWLCMKEISDLHYLSPSGCTFWGKKPWSRKKKILWQLGTLVGAPIGIALIAGIAIPAMIIGIPVYVGRKIHSRYEGKEISKHKRNLVIAGGVTLSVIVSPVVAAVTVGIGVPIMLAYVYGVVPISLCRSGGCGVSAGNGKGVRIEFDDENEMNVGGGAAATDSTSVAETRQNASIGGSVGGLTGSLSASGSHMERIGAMRDNVSENASTMALTGSLSGSTVGHCFNRLEVQADVQKERCSLSGESGTVSLGTISDNASTKAMAGSILNAYMPLDREGSSMEVQVDVESKLGKLRHHSGSSSMEEGSTGGRGVCPSTCPHEGKYGSGKKSKGKMRKKTGSTKINETREDMDAQLLEQRSTNSSEFDSPSLSGSLPSVADSHCSHFSEFSCSDLDGSRPPNAISPLPEVENDRLENGPAPQPLCSAPLSPESSPKERNNNVAPQPSTPARNVCIQTEI
- the rnf19a gene encoding E3 ubiquitin-protein ligase RNF19A isoform X1, encoding MKCCCVGDSKVMIISVVAVDVKAPVRKTSSRDPTEIQSGDSERRRAPRSRDPVPLASPPCLNTPPSPLKAPPLPPSPPCPSSPPSSSSSSSPSSSVPYREMSLNHHQTQDSERDLPSSSSVRKTPKKRGISLRSLFRRRRLDPKSRKSRALAGGVDGIASVESVVQSEMQQQQQQQEVASTSTSSSASSASSEFLECPLCLLRHARDRFPDIMTCHHRSCADCLRQYLRIEISESRVNISCPECSERFNPHDIRMILGDRALMEKYEEFMLRRWLAADPDCRWCPAPDCGYAVIAFGCASCPKITCGREGCGTEFCYHCKQLWHPNQTCDAARQQRAQSLRLRPFRSSSLSYSQESGAAADDIKPCPRCAAYIIKMNDGSCNHMTCAVCGCEFCWLCMKEISDLHYLSPSGCTFWGKKPWSRKKKILWQLGTLVGAPIGIALIAGIAIPAMIIGIPVYVGRKIHSRYEGKEISKHKRNLVIAGGVTLSVIVSPVVAAVTVGIGVPIMLAYVYGVVPISLCRSGGCGVSAGNGKGVRIEFDDENEMNVGGGAAATDSTSVAETRQNASIGGSVGGLTGSLSASGSHMERIGAMRDNVSENASTMALTGSLSGSTVGHCFNRLEVQADVQKERCSLSGESGTVSLGTISDNASTKAMAGSILNAYMPLDREGSSMEVQVDVESKLGKLRHHSGSSSMEEGSTGGRGVCPSTCPHEGKYGSGKKSKGKMRKKTGSTKINETREDMDAQLLEQRSTNSSEFDSPSLSGSLPSVADSHCSHFSEFSCSDLDGSRPPNAISPLPEVENDRLENGPAPQPLCSAPLSPESSPKERNNNVAPQPSTPARNVCIQTEI
- the rnf19a gene encoding E3 ubiquitin-protein ligase RNF19A isoform X3 produces the protein MKCCCVGDSKDPTEIQSGDSERRRAPRSRDPVPLASPPCLNTPPSPLKAPPLPPSPPCPSSPPSSSSSSSPSSSVPYREMSLNHHQTQDSERDLPSSSSVRKTPKKRGISLRSLFRRRRLDPKSRKSRALAGGVDGIASVESVVQSEMQQQQQQQEVASTSTSSSASSASSEFLECPLCLLRHARDRFPDIMTCHHRSCADCLRQYLRIEISESRVNISCPECSERFNPHDIRMILGDRALMEKYEEFMLRRWLAADPDCRWCPAPDCGYAVIAFGCASCPKITCGREGCGTEFCYHCKQLWHPNQTCDAARQQRAQSLRLRPFRSSSLSYSQESGAAADDIKPCPRCAAYIIKMNDGSCNHMTCAVCGCEFCWLCMKEISDLHYLSPSGCTFWGKKPWSRKKKILWQLGTLVGAPIGIALIAGIAIPAMIIGIPVYVGRKIHSRYEGKEISKHKRNLVIAGGVTLSVIVSPVVAAVTVGIGVPIMLAYVYGVVPISLCRSGGCGVSAGNGKGVRIEFDDENEMNVGGGAAATDSTSVAETRQNASIGGSVGGLTGSLSASGSHMERIGAMRDNVSENASTMALTGSLSGSTVGHCFNRLEVQADVQKERCSLSGESGTVSLGTISDNASTKAMAGSILNAYMPLDREGSSMEVQVDVESKLGKLRHHSGSSSMEEGSTGGRGVCPSTCPHEGKYGSGKKSKGKMRKKTGSTKINETREDMDAQLLEQRSTNSSEFDSPSLSGSLPSVADSHCSHFSEFSCSDLDGSRPPNAISPLPEVENDRLENGPAPQPLCSAPLSPESSPKERNNNVAPQPSTPARNVCIQTEI
- the rnf19a gene encoding E3 ubiquitin-protein ligase RNF19A isoform X4 produces the protein MNPDPTEIQSGDSERRRAPRSRDPVPLASPPCLNTPPSPLKAPPLPPSPPCPSSPPSSSSSSSPSSSVPYREMSLNHHQTQDSERDLPSSSSVRKTPKKRGISLRSLFRRRRLDPKSRKSRALAGGVDGIASVESVVQSEMQQQQQQQEVASTSTSSSASSASSEFLECPLCLLRHARDRFPDIMTCHHRSCADCLRQYLRIEISESRVNISCPECSERFNPHDIRMILGDRALMEKYEEFMLRRWLAADPDCRWCPAPDCGYAVIAFGCASCPKITCGREGCGTEFCYHCKQLWHPNQTCDAARQQRAQSLRLRPFRSSSLSYSQESGAAADDIKPCPRCAAYIIKMNDGSCNHMTCAVCGCEFCWLCMKEISDLHYLSPSGCTFWGKKPWSRKKKILWQLGTLVGAPIGIALIAGIAIPAMIIGIPVYVGRKIHSRYEGKEISKHKRNLVIAGGVTLSVIVSPVVAAVTVGIGVPIMLAYVYGVVPISLCRSGGCGVSAGNGKGVRIEFDDENEMNVGGGAAATDSTSVAETRQNASIGGSVGGLTGSLSASGSHMERIGAMRDNVSENASTMALTGSLSGSTVGHCFNRLEVQADVQKERCSLSGESGTVSLGTISDNASTKAMAGSILNAYMPLDREGSSMEVQVDVESKLGKLRHHSGSSSMEEGSTGGRGVCPSTCPHEGKYGSGKKSKGKMRKKTGSTKINETREDMDAQLLEQRSTNSSEFDSPSLSGSLPSVADSHCSHFSEFSCSDLDGSRPPNAISPLPEVENDRLENGPAPQPLCSAPLSPESSPKERNNNVAPQPSTPARNVCIQTEI